Proteins co-encoded in one Dehalococcoidales bacterium genomic window:
- a CDS encoding response regulator transcription factor yields the protein MKILAIEDDQNIVKSLNLILHMRWPEAELFSSRLGVEGLSLIETVRPDIIILDLGLPDISGFNVLQQMRMFSEIPVIILTVLGDEDDIVRGLELGANDYIVKPFRKAEFLARVKALVRTQSVLVSNDVCSKGPYTLELSTHKLYFNHKKIFLTKNECIIFYALLRNANVIVLYSNLAREIWGEDYPGSLEAIRVYVQRLRQKICDDSDHTAIIETKVGLGYILNVPRVMSSL from the coding sequence ATGAAAATACTTGCTATTGAAGACGATCAGAACATAGTAAAATCACTTAATCTAATCCTGCATATGCGCTGGCCTGAAGCAGAACTCTTCTCTTCCCGTTTAGGGGTAGAAGGGTTGAGCTTAATAGAAACCGTGCGGCCAGATATTATTATCTTGGACCTGGGATTACCTGATATAAGCGGATTCAATGTGTTGCAACAAATGCGCATGTTCTCTGAAATACCAGTAATTATACTGACAGTATTGGGGGATGAAGATGATATTGTCAGAGGTTTGGAATTAGGGGCAAATGATTATATCGTAAAACCTTTTAGGAAAGCAGAATTCCTGGCTCGAGTCAAAGCATTAGTTCGTACACAAAGCGTTTTAGTTTCCAACGACGTATGTAGTAAGGGGCCGTATACACTTGAGTTGTCAACCCACAAGTTATATTTCAATCATAAGAAAATATTCCTTACCAAGAACGAGTGTATTATCTTCTATGCACTACTTAGAAATGCTAATGTTATTGTTCTCTATTCTAACTTGGCTCGTGAAATATGGGGAGAAGATTATCCTGGATCGCTTGAGGCTATTAGGGTTTATGTACAACGTTTGCGGCAAAAAATTTGCGATGATTCTGATCACACTGCGATTATAGAAACTAAAGTTGGATTAGGGTATATTCTTAATGTTCCTCGTGTAATGTCTTCACTTTAG
- a CDS encoding tyrosine-type recombinase/integrase has product MLSGNFRKIVRAAGLSSIRFHNLRHTFASLTLLSGAPPEVISEALGHSSVAFTMDVYSHIIPGMQEEAMAKLNSVISAGEAISLEINTID; this is encoded by the coding sequence GTGCTGAGCGGCAATTTCAGAAAAATTGTGAGAGCTGCTGGACTGAGTAGCATCAGGTTTCATAATCTAAGGCATACATTTGCCAGCTTGACACTCCTGAGTGGTGCTCCGCCTGAAGTGATAAGCGAAGCACTCGGTCACAGCTCGGTCGCTTTTACAATGGATGTGTATTCCCATATAATACCAGGTATGCAAGAAGAGGCAATGGCAAAACTAAACAGTGTAATATCTGCCGGCGAAGCCATTTCCCTGGAAATTAACACCATTGATTGA